tttgtgtcttAAAATGCCATTATTTCATTCAAATATCTGTTTTCATGCTCTTCATTAAGACTTTTTTCATACCCTCTTCAAGGTCCTTGAACATATTTGTAAGCTGTTTTTTGAATTCActgtcttgtgcttcagctaaATCACATTTCTCAGTGCCTATTGCAATATAGTTACTAGTCTCCGGGTGGCATATATTGTCTTGGTCATTCATTTCTGGGCAATTTCCATTCTTTGGTTGCTCTTGTCTGCTCTGGATTCTAGGCAAGTGTGGTGGCTATGTAGTAAATGATAGAGGGTACTTTTGTGTCATTGGTGGATACAAAGAAATGAAGATGGGCTTGGAGGAAAAGCTTCTAGGAGCAGCAGGAAAGAGCTAGGAAGTAGAGTCCTTAGGAAGTGGAAGTAGAATGAGAAGAAGGGCTCCTTCAGGCAAGCTGCCACATGACTAAGAGTGATTCTAGAGAGACCTGAATGGAGGACAAGAGTGCGTAAAAATCATCTACCTACAAGTTGACCTGTTGCAGCACTGAGGGTTCCTGGTAGATGAATTTCTGCAGGTTTGAAGATATCTCAGTGGAATAGAGCTGGGCTAGAAGGGAAGCCTGAAGAGTCTTCCAGAAAGAGGTAATGGTACCCTAGGTCTGCAGCAAGTGGCAGATTCCTCAGGGAGTAGAGGTAGGGTAAGAAGGAGGGACTACAGGCAAGCTACCAGAGGGCAAAGATTAAGGATGGAAAGACGGGGATGAAAGGGCTAAGGGGACCTGGGTTGGTACCAAGAGGTAAAGTCTCCAGGGAATGGAGGAGGGGTGAGAGAAAGCACCTGTACAAGCAGAGCTAAGTCTACAGAGATTGGAACGGAGGAGTAGCAGCCTGGTGAAAGAACATTTACCTACACTCCAGCCCAGTGTGGTTACTGGGATCCCAGGGAGAGAGTGTTTCTGCAGAATGACAGCTGTCCCAAAGGTGTAGACATGGCCTATCCTGGAGGACTGAGAGGGTCAATGGGAAAGAGCTAAGAGGATCCTGTAGGTCAGAGTCTTAGATTAGTTGATGTCCACCTGCCTTGATGAGCGACTATTTTCAATCTCTAAAACTTCTAATACTTTCAACACCTGAAAAGACATATATAGAAGCTCTTTGGGCATTCTTTATCCCAGCTAAGATGAACCCTAGGTCTGCAGCAATTAGTCCTCACCCTGCCTGCCCAGGATGAACATGGAACCATGGACCTTGCAGGGTCCACTCGAGACAATGACCACTCCCTGCTAGGATCCCCTCTGGTCAAACAAAGGACTGCTTTTTAACAAGTTCAGGGGTCTTAAAATTAAATCATTCAAAGTAGCAGGCAACCCACCATTCCGTTTCCAAGAGAAACGTGTGCTTCTTAAATTGAAAATCCTGCCCCATTAACTCCCTGAAAGGTGAAGGTGGTTATTTACTGGAGAGCTCTGTGACTGAGCTCATCTGCAGTACTAGAGGGAACATCTTTCAAATGTTCTAGCTGAATGTTCCTATTGGAGGGATTTGTATTTAACGGATGACAAGTTAATGtgtcttcagtgtcttaaagttgTGGTAAAACTGCTAAAAGGTATGACAGATGTTATGCGGGCAACTTTCTGTTTTACTGATACATTAACTTGCCCACTGAACAGGACTCTAAAGAATGCTGTCCGGGTCACCAGAAGATTCTGCCACCTCAGCTCTCCAGCTGGCCGTGGTTTTCCTTTTGACATATTTTTGTAGTTAAGAAGATATAGTTTACTGCGGGTCAAGGAAAGCATGCTTAACCAGGGATGAAAGTGGATAATGACGCCGAAGAGTAGAAACACCACTGTGCCGGTGCATTTGCAGGTAGACACTGTGCTGTTTCTAAAGGCTCCAGAATAGGTAGCTTCTCCCAGATGACTGATGGCCCCATTGGGGTTGACTTTCTGGAGAAGGCAATGGTACATGAAGTATCCTTCTGGGTAAGAATTGTACAAGATTTGGGACTTCTAGAACTAGGTTCAGTTAGTTATCAATTACTAACCAAGCAGTTCTGGGACTTAATGTCTCCACCTTGGATATGATTCAGATCACATTCTTCTGACCAGTAGCATCCTACAGTTCTGTTCGTTGTCTCTACAACTATGGTGTAGGTGGGAGCAGTGTAGCCCTAATACCCTTCAAGGTGGCCAGCTACCTAACACAGTAGTAGGTGACTCCTTTTGACTTTTATTTGGTCTCTGGCTTTGAGTTTTTGAGgacacgcaaaaaaaaaaaaaagaggaaaaatgttTCTCAGACATCTTTATTGGCATCTCACAAACTCAGAAGGACAAACCAAAACGCTGAGATAAACTCTAGGTACTTAAAAGAACCAATCAGTCTCCATGCTCATGGTCACAAGCCATGAACTGCTAAGCTATCGAAATCTTCCTGTCTGCAAAATTTTAGCTGAATGCTTCCCTCAGAAAGAAACGAATGAGCTAGAAATGTTTGTGAAGACCTCTGACACACACAGATGTAAACACTCTTATATTTTGCTCTCATTTTATATTTAAGGCCCCTGAAACAAAGAGAATCCAAATTACAACATAGCATTACACAAAGAGTAAATGAGAACATGTTTGAGCATTGCCAACCACTTCAGCAGGGATCCATGATTTTAATCTTTAGAGTTCTTTGTATCACATGACTCAGTCTCATCTTTAGTCACACTACTCCCTGACCATTTCTTGGCCCAGAGGTATATCTTTGCGTGGCTCCCTTAGCTCTAAGTACACGTTACTGTTGACCACTCTTGAGATTCTACCTGGACTCTCTTTCATATTTCACATGGTTCTGATTATGTTTCTAATTGGATAAATGCTACTTTGCATTTAGTGTTGATTGAGGTATGATGCTGTGCCAATATTTGTTCTCGTGCCTGATGAAAACGAAGGTCAATAAAAACAGCGATTCACTCCATATGTACGTGGGCTTCAGGACTTCAGAGAAATGCACTGAAAAATGCTTCAAACCCCTTCAAATATTGGCGTTCCCTCAGCCCCTCAActcccacaccaccaccaccacagttgAATGCTAATGAGCATGTTCCACTAATGCGAACGCCCCCACAGCACTGGCTTGGTGCAGCGCATGCGCACTAGGATGACCCATGTAGTAGCCTGGTGTTCAggtgttttctctcattttatgCCTGTCGTGTATGCTGTTTGCTTTGCCTACGAGGCCCAGACTTTTTCCAGATAATTCCCGATTGGTTGTACTTCACATTCCAGTTTAGTTTACTTGCAACAAAACTCTGAGGGACCACAAAGAGTACTGCAACCCAAGATGTACCAACATAGACTAGGGTGGCTTTTCCATCCACCACAGAGCCTATTATCTCTCAAGAGGCCTTAGGAAGTTGGAGAGTGGTCACTTTTCTGGTCACTTACTAGATGTGATCTTGAACTGGACGTTTAACATATCCGAGCTTCCCTTATCTCACCCGTAAAGTGAGGAGGATATGTCTTTCTTGAGACACTGTAAGGAATGGTGCTCTATAAAGCAGAGTACCACACATCGCACAACGCCTGGCCTGGTGTgtgtagtttattttattttactattttattttatttttacccatTTTATATGCATTTTTGTTTTGCCTTCTGGTGACTATAGAGGCCAGAGAGGGACTCAGATCTCATGGACCTatagttatagatagttgtgagttttcatgtgggtcctaggaatcaaactgggtcctctggaagagcagccagtgttcatgatctttgagccatctctccatccccttggGATATGCATTTTAAAGTGAGAGATAATGAGCTGGGTGTGGAGATGCATttctttggtcccagcactcagttcaaggtcagcctaggctatgcaacaaaaccttgtctcaaaactcaAAACAATAGTAATTTggaaccactgaaatgagaactaATGATAATAATGCTAGAATTTACCACGTGCATTAGCTGTCTAGGGGAGAGTGTTTCTTTCACGGAGAGTATCTGTAGGCATGCAAACTTTCTTCACATGCTCATTTACCTCTCTCGTAATTACTAAACTCTCCATCTACCTGTATTTTCACAATCCTTTTGTGCAGACAAAATCTCACTGGAACATGTCAGAAAATGAATTCTTACTCCTTTAGGACATAGATCTGTAAGAGAAAGAAATCCTTATTATGTATGGAGGGATTGCTCCAGAAACTGTAGATGGGATTTGGGGAAGGTAATTCCTCCCTCATAttcaaaaatacacaaataagtaACTGGCTTTTCAGCTCAGAACGGTTTTCAGATGCTGCTTACCATAGGACCACCACATCTCTCTATAGCGCcactttcctcctttccttggtCTCTCTCTTTACTCCACCAGTTAGTCTCTGGTACACATCATATTATTGAATGTGCTATTTCTTTTGTCTGTGTGGCCGTTATTTGGCTGATTCCTAGTTGTGTTGGAAGTCTCAACTTAGCTCACTTTTACTGATTTACAGTCTGCATTCTATGTTCCTCCACTGCCTCATCcaagaagggaagggaatgggCCTGCCCTGTATGTAGCACGTGTGAATGGTGGCCCCTGGGAGTCTTCTGTGCCTGGTCTATTATACTGTACATTTCCCCCAAATACTCTTTTCCCAGTCCACTCCTATATACTTCAAAAGTTCatgttgaaaattattttaattatttgcttGGAATCTAACCTATTAGCCCAGGATTTCTCAGGGCAAGGATTTGAATTATGTAGCTCTCTTTTCTCAATACTCTGCAGCAAAAAAGGAAAGTGTTACAAGTATTTGATTAGTAGGTAGATTCACAGTTAGTGAATTCACAAATGAATGGGTGAATTTTGAATGAAGACAGCTGTGAAATGGGGGATAGTAATTTGACTCTGTAGGGACAGGAAAGGGACAgtaaaaaaggagatcaaataaCTAAAGAAATCCTCCATTAATCGTTTGATTAATTTCCCCTGAAGATGACTTGCTTCCTTACCAAGATGCTTCTGAGTCCCTTGAGATCTTAGTAAGAGTTGGCTCACAATTTAGTAGGAAACAATACAAGGAATAAGGAAAGAGGGACAATGGAGATATTCTTAAAGAATGGGATATACGAGATGAGAACATGGTCAGGTTTGGTTTCCAATAACCATCACCATTCTCATTCACCAGTCATTGTCATTAAAATGAAGTCAGTATTTGTATATCCCAAACTCAAAGTCCCTTCCCACATTCTCTACCACTAGTCTTTCCTTCTCTTAACtttaaagcagcagttctcagccttcctaatgctgcaatgaCCCTTTAGTATGCTTCCTTAtgatgttgtggtgatccccaaccatataGTTCtctcgttgctacttcataactgtaatctttcTACTGTTATGggtcataatgtaagtatctgatgtgcagaatatctgatatgccgCCCCTGTTGTTGAGATCCACAAGTTGAGAAGCTCTTGCCCTAAAGTATCAAACTTCCTCATTTTCTTGAAGCCATTCATCCCTGACCTTCTCGTTATCAGCTTCTACTGCCCCTTAAAGCAGAAATGTTCTCTAGAAGGCTAgaaatattgtattatatattacaGAGTTCTTACTGGATGGAGACTCAACTATGTAAAAGTTATGTGGTGTGAACCACTGTACTATTCTGTCCAATCACCAAAATTCAATGGTGGAAGTGAATTATTGCTGGTCTCATGGTTAGCTCTAAGACTATACAAGAGTATGGGTTTTAAGTTGCCAAAGACTAACCAGCCCAAGCACATAGTTATCCCTGAAGGAGACTTTGTTGAAATTAGTATTACTGCCTTTCCCTTCCATAGCTATTGAATTCTGTTCTaactagaaaggaagaaataattttttacatGAATGAACTCTATAATTTGACACATATTTTTGGCTGGGATAGTGTTTTTTAAGCTCTAGAAAACAATGCCAGTTTTAGAAAGGATTAGTTTTTCAAAGAACAACTTAATTTGAATACCAGTTTGTCTTTTGTAACATCTTCATTGAATTTGTGAACTTTAAGCTCAGCTGTCCCTTTGATTATACTCATCCAATGCATATAGATGTGTCAATCAGCAAGacaaattaatgaatgaataaatgaaaaaataaaaaagtccagTCTAATTTCCTCAAAAAAATATAGGGACATTGATAACAGGAAATTCCATGTAATGTAGAACAACTCTGAAATCAGTATAACCAAGATGGTTAGCTGCTAGTTTCCATGTTTTGGTTAATTTCATATAACTGTAACCAATGTATGTCAGAGAACAACATACAAAGAAGAAGCATTTCTCTTTTGATTGATAGCGTCAGAGTTTTGGTGTCACCtttcttggcttatttctctGTCTGCACCTCTTGGTCCCTGAGACCATAGTTGAAAGAATTCAGACAAGACGTATGAGCCTAGTAGCAAGCAGGCGTAGAATTTGTTTGCACAAAACCAAGCACCGTCTGAAGAAAGGTAGTGGATGGTGGTCAGAGGGACCATAGTATCAGTCTACATTTCAGGAAGGGTTTATACCATTTCTACAGACTTTAGAGTGTTCAGCTCTACAAGAGGAACTTTGTCATAGACATTCAAGGACTGGGCAGAACACTTGGATTGGCTCTTACAAAAGCAGGCAATGATATGTCTTTGTTCTTATCAGAAAGCCTCTGCAGTGCAGTATTACGCAAGGCTTAGTATTCTTAGCTCTAGACTTAGACAGTCATCTACTAATGAGATCCAGGCAAGTCTCCTCCCATAGTGAGAGAAATGATTCCAGTACCATTCTTCTGACCAATTGTTAGAGTCTTAAAATTCCaacttttgttttcttggctgTTGACTATAAGGGAGGGGTCTGGCTCAGTGTCCTCCAAGCCTACAAATGTCTAAGTCGATACTGAAGAGTAGGAAAGATGAGGACAGTCACGGGAGAATACAGAACTGGGAGCCATTTACTACATAGATGAAAGGACACAGGCCATGAGGAAGGGACTGGAAAAATGTGTATGCTCAAAGGAATGGTTTAGGGACCACCTTTCTCCAGTTATGTCTTACCTTTCTAGGGCCAGACTTTCAGTAAGTAGTGTCTTTGGAAGGAACTTTATTACCAGCCATAAAAAATGAGTAAGTATGTTTTCTGAAGCCTTGGAGAAAGCAGAATTGCATGGTAAGAACTGTGCCTACTGCCAAAGCAGGAACAGGCAACAATTCTTCCTCATACTGAGCCAAGAAAGCAAGGTATTAGCAAAAGTTTGTGAGGATGCAGCTATCAACACATTCTCAAATGGagaactgaaggaaaggaggCAACATTAAAGGTTAAATTTTTTTATCAAAATCAAATGATTAAAAGCTCAAAGTTGGGAAAGTGAAAGGTATCTGAACTGTGATGTGAGTTCGTCTGAAGAATTTGAGAGCAAAAAATGTGACTAAGTGCAAAGACAGTCTTTTCTGGAGAAGGAGACCCTTTTTGGAAAATTACTGATGTTAGCTTTACTCCTGACTCACCTACTGCTCATGGCCAATGTATTCATGTATCGAATATCAATACGCATAAACAGTTTTCTGTTCACGAGAGAAGAGAAGCTAGGAGGTTATTTCCGGGGCTTCTTGGGGCGTATGAAGATGAATGGCCGTGTTTACTTTAGTCATTGCTGGTAATTCTTACAAACTTATTGTGTTTATTCAAGAATATGGAAATGGCTAAGTAAGCAGGAATAAAACTGTACTTTATTGATTTTTGCAGAGTTCTGAGGAAGATTTCTGAGGCTTGGAGCTTCCATCGGGTTTGGAAGAAAGTAAAGTGAATTCCATGATGCCACAGCACAAATAAAGCCCATGGACACCCACCAAGCAATTCCTCTCTGGCAGAATTTTTAGATTGCCGAGTAATATGCTGCCTTCGCGAGGGGGCAAGAAACTAGTGCCCAAAAGACGTGTTCTTCAGTATTTGGATTAGACGCGTTCTGAAGAAAATGGCGTCAAAGGTTTCCTGCCTGTATGTGTTGACCGTTGTGTGCTGGGCCAGCGCTCTCTGGTACTTAAGCATAACAAGACCTACTTCATCATACACTGGCTCAAAGCCATTCAGTCACCTAACAGTTGCCAGGAAAAACTTCACGTTTGGCAACATAAGAACTCGACCTATAAACCCACATTCTTTTGAGTTTCTTATAAATGAACCCAACAAATGTGAGAAAAACATTCCTTTTCTTGTGATCCTCAttagcaccacccacaaggaaTTTGATGCCCGCCAGGCAATCCGGGAGACTTGGGGGGATGAGAACAACTTCAAAGGGATCAAGATAGCCACGCTTTTCCTCCTGGGCAAAAATGCTGATCCTGTTCTCAACCAGATGGTGGAGCAAGAGAGCCAGATCTTCCATGACATCATCGTGGAGGACTTCATTGACTCCTACCACAACCTCACCCTCAAAACCTTAATGGGGATGAGATGGGTTGCCACCTTCTGCTCAAAAGCCAAGTATGTCATGAAAACAGACAGTGACATTTTTGTGAACATGGACAACCTTATTTATAAACTCCTGAAACCCTCTACCAAGCCGAGAAGAAGATATTTCACTGGTTACGTCATCAATGGCGGGCCAATCAGGGATGTCCGCAGTAAGTGGTATATGCCTAGGGATTTGTACCCTGACAGCAACTACCCACCGTTCTGTTCGGGGACTGGCTATATCTTTTCCGCTGATGTGGCAGAACTCATTTACAAGACCTCACTCCACACCAGGCTGCTTCATCTTGAAGATGTGTATGTGGGACTGTGTCTTCGAAAGCTGGGCATACATCCTTTCCAGAATAGTGGCTTCAATCACTGGAAAATGGCCTACAGTTTGTGTAGGTACCGCCGCGTCATCACCGTCCATCAGATCTCTCCAGAGGAAATGCACAGGATCTGGAATGACATGTCAAGCAAGAAGCATCTCAGATGTTAGTACTTTTATCATTGTAAATaactttcttttctaagaaatGGGGACTAAGACGTTGGTATTGACAGGTGCCACCAAGGGAGCACGAACTGGTAAGGGGTTTTGTAAAGGTTTTGCTTCCTGTTCCTAGTCTTTAATCGGATCAGTACTTTGCAAGAATTGGGCTCGGCCATAGAAATGGTGAGTGAGTTCGTGAAGGGCCAGGTTTCATTCTTAGGTCCTAAGAAAGAGTGACCCTGAATAACTGCCAGATTAGCGCACCGTGCATCTGAGAAAAAAGATCTGGGCCAGGAGATAGAAACTCACAGTAATGTCTTCATACCACCTCTGCAAATGTAAATAGTGATTCTTTCTTAGAAATCACAACAAGTCGGGAAAGATACGCAGTCAGGAGCACACACTAGATGAGGTAATCAATGCTTTGCGCTGCTGTCACATGGCATTCCTACATAAGTCGCCATGGAATGTGTGCAGAATTTGAGATCCTACCaataactgatttttttccctgggGTAGGGAGGCTAGGATGAAATAAATGGGGATGTAAACTTGAGAATCAATTATCCCGTGTGGATAGAAAACACCTCGGCATGGACTTACAAGGATTGAATCTGGTCAGCAGGTGGGTTGTACATAAAATGCTACTTTAAGTAAACAAATAACCCCCCCATAACAGATATTACATGGTGCCACCAAGGAGAAGGCTAAATGTGGACCTCTCATCTGCATCCTTCCATATACTGCCTTTAAGTGCATGGTATGGTTTTGGATCAGGCAGGTCTGTGTCTCCATGTATAGAAAACAGGTTGGTAGGAGGCCCAGAAATAATACATAACAACTGATGAAATGCCAATTTAGGTATCCATTCTAATGAGCATAAGGTTGACAGTAGTATACAAGGCCCTCTCTCACATGTTTGCAAAGCACATGAGAAAATCTTTAATGAGTTACCAGTATTATTAAAAGACATGCCCCAGCTACCAATAGAAGAAATGCTCTCAACGTCAAAAACGTTCATCTATGTttagcagcaaaaaaaaaatctttttgatGTTCTGGAGATTCTGTGGCTGAGATCTGTGGTAAGGAAGAATAGGGAAGCCGAGTTCAGATCCCATTGATGCCACAAATGTATGTGGCTCACATGAGCAGGGGTCTCATTTTTGATGTGCTTCTGTCTGCTCACTTGTGAAAcagctaaaaagaaaaatctacctcACAGGTACTGTGAGAGCAAATCACATTTGCTAATAAGTATTTTGAGATCTTTAGTTTAAAAGGTGCTATGTAATTCCGTGTGTATCACGCACTATGCTAAATGCTAAAATGATTGCAGTCATTTTAAAGATGGTTATCCATGATGGCAACATCATCTTAATATAACAGTTTACCAAAATATTGACCGTGAACTATCAGTGTACCTAATTCTTGGAAGACTTGAGTCTCCTTGCCTGTAAGTTAGTTGATTAGGGAAGCTTCTTCCTCCACCACACCATGGTCTCTCATTCTGGTGATGAATTTGTCACTTCAGTGCATTGCCTTGGCATCCCAGGATGTTTAAAGCAAAAAGAATCTGCTTTGCTTTGGGGAGGAGCTTTGTACAGGTTTTGCCAAACACAAACATTTGCCCTGAATTCATAAACCTCGTTAGAACACGTAGAGCTAATCTGCTCCCTGGGAAGATGAAAATCTTCAGCAAATCTCCACAGTCACACATTTACCATCCATGCTCTACTCAGTGTTGGGATGAAAAGAAAGCCCCACCACTGAAAAGGGTTGTTCGTTTGAGCTATTTTCTTTGCACATTGACCTTTGCGAAACCCCCATAGAAGCTGGTCGTGATGGGGATACAAAGAATAAATGGAGTTCCGTAATCACATAATCCCTTGCTAGGAAACATTTGATATCTCATCACCCCCAAAGTACTAAATACTGTAGGACTTCCCATCCTTTAATAACGATGGTGTCAAGTGACCCGGGAAAAGCTGTAACAGGACAAGGGGAGTCACC
This Rattus norvegicus strain BN/NHsdMcwi chromosome 3, GRCr8, whole genome shotgun sequence DNA region includes the following protein-coding sequences:
- the B3galt1 gene encoding beta-1,3-galactosyltransferase 1 isoform X2 — translated: MASKVSCLYVLTVVCWASALWYLSITRPTSSYTGSKPFSHLTVARKNFTFGNIRTRPINPHSFEFLINEPNKCEKNIPFLVILISTTHKEFDARQAIRETWGDENNFKGIKIATLFLLGKNADPVLNQMVEQESQIFHDIIVEDFIDSYHNLTLKTLMGMRWVATFCSKAKYVMKTDSDIFVNMDNLIYKLLKPSTKPRRRYFTGYVINGGPIRDVRSKWYMPRDLYPDSNYPPFCSGTGYIFSADVAELIYKTSLHTRLLHLEDVYVGLCLRKLGIHPFQNSGFNHWKMAYSLCRYRRVITVHQISPEEMHRIWNDMSSKKHLRC